In Helicobacter bilis, a genomic segment contains:
- a CDS encoding aspartate carbamoyltransferase catalytic subunit, with protein MSIRHLIQTTDLHIEEIKHIFERTAAMTDNRETLKNKRFITIFFENSTRTLSSFAIAIKNLGGEVISLDVAKSSTAKGESMADTAATLNAMQPHGIIVRHKSAGAPNFLAHFTSCPIINGGDGAHAHPTQALLDLYTMANHFGDNDCLRGLSVLKGKKVAIVGDIKNSRVANSNIELLTRFGINVVLVAPPHFLYKTRLQIAHDLKDVIDEVDIIMALRTQTERHNTQIYGSLKDYANRFCITKDLIAGRDIIVLHPGPVHRNIDIDDDVLASPCCKVLTQVQNGVKIRMAVMEFLCHDT; from the coding sequence ATGAGTATAAGGCATCTCATACAAACCACTGATTTACACATAGAAGAGATTAAGCATATATTTGAACGCACTGCAGCCATGACTGATAATAGAGAAACGCTAAAAAATAAACGATTTATTACCATATTTTTTGAAAACTCTACCCGCACATTAAGTAGCTTTGCCATAGCGATTAAGAATCTTGGCGGAGAAGTCATAAGCCTTGATGTAGCAAAAAGCTCTACTGCTAAGGGTGAGAGCATGGCAGATACCGCTGCAACGCTAAATGCTATGCAGCCACATGGAATCATAGTGCGACATAAAAGTGCTGGCGCACCAAATTTTCTAGCACATTTTACTTCATGTCCTATCATTAATGGGGGTGATGGCGCACACGCACACCCGACACAAGCCCTGCTTGACCTTTACACAATGGCAAATCATTTTGGCGATAATGATTGTTTGCGTGGGTTATCTGTGCTAAAAGGTAAAAAAGTAGCAATCGTTGGTGATATTAAAAACTCAAGGGTAGCAAATAGCAATATTGAGTTACTCACTCGTTTTGGCATAAATGTCGTGCTAGTAGCCCCACCACATTTTCTATACAAAACACGATTGCAAATCGCACATGACCTAAAAGATGTGATTGATGAAGTAGATATTATCATGGCATTACGCACACAAACAGAGCGGCATAATACGCAAATCTATGGTAGCCTAAAAGATTATGCGAATAGATTCTGTATTACTAAAGACTTGATTGCAGGAAGAGATATTATCGTTTTACACCCCGGACCTGTGCATAGAAACATTGATATTGATGATGATGTATTGGCAAGTCCTTGTTGCAAGGTGCTTACACAAGTGCAAAATGGTGTGAAAATCCGCATGGCTGTCATGGAGTTTTTATGCCATGATACATAG
- the rimP gene encoding ribosome maturation factor RimP — protein sequence MITQDLHDKIESLITQKGLELYDIELLKENESMILRISIFKKEGISLDDCENISTLIAPLLDVELSDLEAYHLEVSSPGVERNLKKPKHFLCSIGQKVAVTMSNKTIINGILESYNTDEITIKEILKPTKKKQNNLKESSQEAKTHIIKLNETKKVKTIFDWDSYSL from the coding sequence ATGATAACACAAGATTTGCATGATAAGATTGAATCTTTAATCACACAAAAAGGCTTGGAACTCTATGATATTGAGTTGTTAAAAGAGAATGAAAGCATGATTTTACGCATTTCAATCTTTAAGAAAGAGGGTATTAGTCTTGATGATTGTGAGAATATCAGCACGCTTATTGCACCACTTTTAGATGTAGAGTTAAGCGATTTGGAGGCATATCATCTAGAGGTGAGTTCGCCCGGTGTTGAGAGAAATCTAAAAAAGCCAAAGCACTTTTTATGCAGCATAGGGCAGAAAGTCGCAGTAACCATGTCAAATAAAACGATTATAAATGGCATTTTAGAATCTTATAATACAGATGAAATAACTATAAAAGAGATTCTAAAACCAACAAAGAAAAAGCAAAATAATTTAAAAGAATCTTCACAAGAAGCTAAAACGCATATAATAAAACTGAATGAAACCAAAAAGGTAAAGACTATTTTTGATTGGGATAGTTATAGTTTATAA
- a CDS encoding HypC/HybG/HupF family hydrogenase formation chaperone, which produces MCLAIPSKVISINKETNMATLDTLGVQREASLDLMQDNVAIGDFVLLHVGYVMGKIDEEDAIESLKLYAEMIAAMQEEDEERLMLEEANRL; this is translated from the coding sequence ATGTGCTTAGCAATCCCCTCTAAAGTCATAAGCATAAATAAAGAAACAAATATGGCAACACTTGATACACTTGGAGTGCAGCGTGAAGCAAGCCTTGATTTAATGCAGGATAATGTAGCTATCGGCGATTTTGTCTTACTGCATGTTGGTTATGTTATGGGTAAAATTGATGAAGAAGATGCGATTGAGAGTCTAAAACTCTATGCAGAAATGATAGCAGCCATGCAGGAAGAAGATGAAGAGCGACTTATGCTAGAAGAGGCAAATAGATTGTGA
- the rbfA gene encoding 30S ribosome-binding factor RbfA: MQNKILQERREAFLQEIVNEALGSLGDSLLNTLEVTKVQCSKGKHDAKVFIESSSIDKAMQNKILQAFKKARPIIQEYILSATSWHTAPKITLVFDESLQIQNNLDKIFAQINAKSSNNENKE, from the coding sequence ATGCAAAACAAGATTTTACAGGAACGCAGGGAAGCTTTCCTGCAAGAGATAGTTAATGAAGCGTTAGGAAGTTTGGGCGATAGTCTGCTTAACACACTAGAAGTTACAAAAGTGCAATGCTCAAAAGGCAAACATGATGCCAAAGTATTTATAGAATCAAGCAGCATAGATAAAGCTATGCAAAATAAGATTTTACAGGCTTTCAAAAAAGCTCGTCCCATCATACAAGAATATATTTTGAGTGCAACTTCATGGCATACCGCCCCAAAGATTACCTTAGTATTTGATGAAAGTTTGCAAATACAAAATAATCTTGATAAAATTTTTGCACAAATTAATGCCAAATCAAGCAATAACGAAAATAAGGAATAA
- a CDS encoding DNA-directed RNA polymerase subunit omega, which translates to MVTRTEQVIAKALEQTGNDRYKLSVLVFARVKELSVGAQPLLNYPDDYLRKMEPCDIALQEIADGKVTLANHL; encoded by the coding sequence ATGGTAACACGGACTGAACAAGTAATTGCTAAAGCATTAGAGCAAACAGGGAATGATAGATATAAGCTTTCTGTATTAGTGTTTGCAAGAGTGAAAGAGCTTAGTGTTGGGGCACAGCCATTACTGAATTATCCAGATGATTATCTAAGAAAAATGGAGCCATGCGACATTGCCTTGCAAGAAATAGCTGATGGTAAAGTAACACTTGCAAACCATCTTTAA
- the purE gene encoding 5-(carboxyamino)imidazole ribonucleotide mutase, protein MPFVVIIMGSKSDWKVMQECIAILKKFEIPFEVHISSAHRTPERTREIVLTSEKRGAAVFIGAAGMAAHLAGAIAAHTLKPVIAVPLAGGVLDGLDALLSSVQMPQAVPVATMSVGKAGAINAAFFASQILSLLPQYPNLAQLLVKERKDRASQLEKDTQSIQSEI, encoded by the coding sequence ATGCCATTTGTTGTGATTATTATGGGAAGTAAAAGTGATTGGAAGGTTATGCAGGAGTGCATTGCTATTTTAAAAAAGTTTGAAATCCCTTTTGAAGTGCATATATCTTCAGCTCATAGGACACCAGAGAGAACAAGAGAGATTGTGCTGACTTCAGAAAAACGCGGAGCGGCGGTATTTATTGGAGCGGCAGGTATGGCAGCACACTTGGCAGGTGCTATTGCAGCACACACCTTAAAACCTGTTATAGCAGTGCCACTTGCAGGTGGTGTGCTTGATGGTTTAGATGCGCTTTTATCAAGCGTGCAAATGCCACAAGCAGTCCCTGTCGCTACTATGAGTGTAGGCAAGGCTGGGGCGATTAATGCTGCTTTTTTTGCATCACAGATTCTATCTCTTCTGCCACAATATCCAAATCTAGCACAGCTTCTTGTAAAAGAAAGAAAAGATCGTGCAAGTCAGCTAGAAAAAGATACACAAAGCATACAAAGTGAAATCTAA
- a CDS encoding DUF3972 domain-containing protein, protein MVKANANTKQETWLLLDEFLRLSGLEKEKVAELIKDKTIKSKQENGRIYVEASTGTSALIKKVENRLVSLDMNGNALDPVFVEKTIATILGLHDKVLSSKDETIAAFKSENSFLKEALVSMQEIYDDDKKTIEILRQQLQKTQEEVEFVKRKYKLMWGKVSNSTT, encoded by the coding sequence ATAGTAAAAGCCAATGCAAACACAAAGCAAGAGACTTGGCTACTTTTAGATGAGTTTTTAAGGCTATCGGGTTTGGAGAAAGAGAAAGTAGCAGAGTTAATAAAAGATAAGACAATTAAGAGTAAGCAAGAAAATGGCAGAATCTATGTCGAAGCAAGCACAGGCACATCAGCCCTTATAAAAAAGGTGGAAAATCGCTTAGTTTCACTTGATATGAATGGCAACGCACTAGACCCTGTGTTTGTAGAGAAGACTATTGCTACTATTTTAGGCTTGCATGATAAGGTCTTAAGCTCCAAAGATGAGACGATAGCAGCTTTTAAAAGTGAAAATAGCTTTCTAAAAGAAGCGCTTGTGTCTATGCAAGAAATCTATGATGATGATAAAAAGACCATAGAGATTCTAAGACAGCAACTACAAAAGACACAAGAAGAAGTGGAGTTTGTGAAACGAAAATACAAACTCATGTGGGGTAAAGTGAGTAATAGCACAACATGA
- a CDS encoding outer membrane beta-barrel protein, with product MGFEKSIKASVLSLMLVSSMAYASESTESVSTESKGRAFVGLQAGTSMLKDKHKLIAKHDNITNKDSISDWNFSVASYGVIGGYEYWFSNNLGVRGYALVSMSSTYRMYATHFGIGADVMYDFVEIAGGNIGVVGGLQLGGVYWGKGYYIVYEQETVKKPLAFDIALNIGLRYSQDKHVLELVGKIPFIESHIGTRDLKAASYASDETYAREVYSIIARYMYRF from the coding sequence ATGGGATTTGAAAAGAGTATAAAGGCAAGTGTTTTATCTTTAATGCTTGTTTCTAGTATGGCTTATGCAAGTGAAAGCACAGAGAGTGTATCCACAGAGAGTAAAGGCAGGGCATTTGTTGGCTTACAGGCGGGGACTTCTATGTTAAAAGATAAACATAAGTTGATTGCAAAGCATGATAATATTACCAATAAAGATTCTATAAGCGATTGGAATTTTAGTGTCGCATCTTATGGTGTGATTGGTGGTTATGAATATTGGTTTAGCAATAATTTGGGAGTAAGGGGATATGCCTTAGTGAGTATGTCTAGCACTTATAGAATGTATGCAACGCATTTTGGGATTGGTGCTGATGTTATGTATGATTTTGTGGAAATTGCTGGCGGAAATATTGGCGTTGTTGGTGGATTGCAATTAGGTGGTGTATATTGGGGTAAGGGATATTATATAGTTTATGAACAAGAAACGGTTAAAAAGCCTCTTGCATTTGATATAGCGTTAAATATTGGTTTGCGTTATTCTCAAGATAAGCATGTGTTGGAATTAGTCGGCAAGATTCCATTTATAGAATCACACATTGGCACAAGGGATCTTAAGGCTGCTTCTTATGCAAGTGATGAGACCTATGCTAGAGAAGTGTATTCAATCATCGCTCGTTATATGTATAGATTCTAA
- a CDS encoding DUF2147 domain-containing protein → MRFLLTCFMLCFSSVLFASDIAGVYAIPSKDDESYVEIFQKNGKFYGVGFANKSGKDSGNDVKNPDPKLRDRKVGGSVFLWNLTYNKEDNEYQNGKLYNFQNGTTYHVSAEWDNGKLKVRVSKDKKGVFGKTLVWRKMSEKEIAPYQAKRPNIESLQLPK, encoded by the coding sequence ATGCGTTTTCTTCTAACTTGTTTTATGCTGTGTTTTAGCTCTGTGTTGTTTGCAAGTGATATTGCTGGTGTGTATGCAATACCTTCAAAAGATGATGAATCTTATGTTGAGATTTTTCAAAAAAATGGCAAATTTTATGGTGTGGGCTTTGCAAATAAAAGTGGCAAAGATTCTGGCAATGATGTGAAAAATCCCGATCCAAAGCTTCGCGATAGAAAAGTCGGTGGAAGTGTCTTTTTATGGAATCTTACATATAATAAAGAAGATAATGAATATCAAAATGGCAAACTCTATAACTTTCAAAATGGCACAACCTATCATGTAAGTGCAGAGTGGGATAATGGTAAGCTAAAAGTGCGTGTAAGTAAGGATAAAAAAGGCGTATTTGGCAAAACACTTGTATGGCGAAAAATGAGTGAAAAAGAGATTGCACCCTATCAAGCAAAAAGACCAAATATAGAGTCTTTGCAATTACCAAAATGA
- a CDS encoding RelA/SpoT family protein: MDFFDNLAQIETIEDALKQLESLQTITPKIVKAIEDAQRFHEGQLRKSGIPYVVHPICVACIVAHYGGDEAMVCAALLHDIVEDTLCEIDYIHESYGEEVGALVDALTKIVEIRNEELTSDTSNEKLVAQALSFRKMLIASIQDARVLVIKISDRMHNMLTLDALSTAKQIRIAEETLVVYAPIAHRLGMSSLKNELEDKSFYYIYSDSYNKIQEEKNAKRQNLELRLNDFTQKISKLLLNNGFLRDSFEIQSRIKRNYSIHLKMQRKGISMDEMLDLLAVRIIVKNQIDCYRALGIVHINLNPIPSRLKDYIALPKENGYQTIHTTVFDDGAVYEVQIRTYDMHKSAEMGMAAHWKYKSGSVSPNLNWLKDMKESSSVSKSAEEFYEVTKNDLYREDIVVFGPDGKTFSLPVGSVVLDYAYAVHSDVGDMAEKAFVNNQRVSLLQKLKSGDIVKIEKGEVAQTRCTWIDSVKTSKAKIHMRTMCHNKIKEIDKKVAINILTTIFDKEHKFFGEFIRNHNLEDRIGQAATDLTFLQEIKNDFKREYKIDNSFFAFMRFKTLNLKEQKFDNLILHTNRNISELIFDHCCHPKFGDSVVAIKNGQRAIVHHKLCDKANERINQGVNQLFVTWAKHAKVSFRVIVSFENKNGAIAEFLTTLAKHNYNVIKVEYDGHKNSFSPVCEVIIESDQKDTKIIKEALQKKYRIIKFVNLKDAYQE; encoded by the coding sequence ATGGATTTTTTTGATAATTTAGCACAAATTGAGACAATAGAAGATGCACTAAAGCAATTAGAATCCTTGCAAACAATTACACCAAAAATTGTAAAAGCCATAGAGGACGCACAAAGGTTTCATGAGGGGCAATTGCGTAAAAGTGGCATACCCTATGTTGTGCATCCTATATGTGTGGCTTGTATTGTAGCACATTATGGCGGCGATGAAGCAATGGTGTGTGCTGCGTTGCTTCATGATATTGTAGAAGATACATTGTGTGAGATTGACTATATCCATGAGAGTTATGGCGAAGAAGTCGGAGCGTTAGTAGATGCTTTGACAAAGATTGTTGAGATACGCAATGAAGAGCTTACTTCGGATACAAGCAATGAAAAGCTTGTAGCACAAGCCTTATCTTTCCGTAAAATGCTTATAGCAAGCATACAAGATGCAAGGGTGCTTGTCATAAAGATTAGTGATAGAATGCATAATATGCTAACGCTTGATGCCCTAAGCACAGCAAAACAGATAAGAATCGCAGAAGAAACGCTTGTCGTTTATGCCCCTATCGCTCATAGACTTGGCATGTCTTCATTAAAAAATGAACTAGAAGATAAAAGCTTTTATTATATCTATTCTGACTCTTATAATAAGATACAAGAAGAAAAGAATGCGAAAAGACAGAATCTTGAGTTGCGTCTAAATGATTTCACACAAAAGATTTCTAAGCTTTTACTAAACAATGGCTTTCTGCGGGATAGCTTTGAGATTCAGAGTCGAATTAAACGCAATTATTCCATACATTTAAAAATGCAAAGAAAGGGCATTAGTATGGACGAAATGCTAGATTTACTTGCGGTGCGTATCATTGTCAAGAATCAGATAGATTGTTACCGCGCTTTGGGTATCGTGCATATTAATCTAAATCCTATACCTTCAAGGCTTAAAGACTACATTGCATTGCCAAAAGAGAACGGCTATCAAACAATACATACTACCGTGTTTGATGATGGAGCGGTTTATGAAGTCCAGATTCGCACCTATGATATGCACAAAAGTGCCGAAATGGGTATGGCAGCACACTGGAAATACAAAAGTGGCAGTGTATCGCCAAATCTTAATTGGCTAAAAGATATGAAAGAGAGTAGCAGTGTAAGCAAAAGTGCCGAAGAGTTTTATGAAGTAACAAAAAATGATCTTTACAGAGAAGATATTGTCGTTTTTGGTCCAGATGGAAAGACTTTTAGTTTGCCTGTTGGCTCTGTGGTGCTTGACTATGCGTATGCGGTGCATAGTGATGTAGGAGATATGGCTGAAAAAGCATTTGTGAATAATCAAAGGGTATCTTTACTGCAAAAATTAAAGAGTGGTGATATTGTAAAAATCGAAAAGGGTGAAGTCGCACAAACGCGTTGCACTTGGATAGATTCTGTGAAAACTTCAAAAGCAAAGATTCACATGCGGACAATGTGTCATAATAAAATAAAAGAAATTGATAAAAAAGTAGCTATAAATATTTTAACCACCATTTTTGATAAAGAACATAAGTTTTTTGGTGAGTTTATAAGAAATCATAACTTAGAAGATCGCATAGGACAAGCTGCAACAGATTTAACCTTTTTGCAAGAAATTAAGAATGATTTTAAGCGAGAATATAAGATTGATAATAGTTTCTTTGCATTTATGCGTTTTAAGACACTGAATCTAAAAGAGCAAAAATTCGATAACCTAATCCTACATACAAATAGAAATATTAGTGAGTTAATTTTTGATCATTGCTGTCATCCAAAATTTGGCGATTCGGTAGTTGCTATAAAGAATGGACAGAGGGCAATCGTGCATCACAAGCTTTGTGATAAAGCAAATGAGAGAATTAATCAAGGCGTAAATCAGCTATTTGTAACATGGGCAAAACATGCAAAAGTGAGCTTTAGGGTTATTGTTTCATTTGAAAATAAAAATGGGGCAATTGCAGAGTTTCTCACAACTCTAGCAAAACACAATTATAATGTAATAAAAGTAGAATATGATGGACATAAAAATAGCTTTTCACCCGTGTGTGAAGTTATCATAGAATCTGATCAAAAAGATACAAAGATAATCAAAGAGGCATTACAAAAAAAATATAGAATCATTAAGTTTGTAAATCTCAAAGATGCATATCAAGAGTAG
- a CDS encoding anaerobic C4-dicarboxylate transporter has product MDFLTNLSEGWQFGIQLLVVLICLFYGARKGGIALGLLGGIGILMLVFFFHIKPGKPAIDVMLTILAVVVASATLQASGGLDVMLQIAEKVLRKNPKLLTILAPFVTCFLTILCGTGHVVYTIMPIIYDIAIKNNIRPERPMAAASIASQMGIIASPVSVAVVSLTALLLNSEHKLAGFDGYINLLQITIPSTLFGVLCIGIFSWFRGKDLDKDSEFQAKLKDPEFKKYVYGDSKTLLGVDLPKSSWIAMWIFLAAIACVALLGIFDSLRPNWGQIMKDGVAQVDALGNPKIDSLSMVAVIQMFMLLAGSLIIIFTNTDVKKIGSNEIFKSGMIALVAVFGISWMADTMFAVHTPMMKDALGNIVTTHVWTYAIMLLLISKFVNSQAAAIAAFVPLALNIGVEPGIIVAFAAACYGYYILPTYPSDLATIQFDRSGTTHIGRFVINHSFILPGLIGVFSSCVAGYFLALVAGYL; this is encoded by the coding sequence ATGGATTTTCTCACAAATCTTAGTGAAGGTTGGCAGTTTGGCATTCAGCTTTTAGTCGTGCTTATATGTCTGTTTTATGGTGCAAGAAAAGGTGGTATTGCACTTGGGCTTTTGGGCGGTATTGGAATCTTAATGCTTGTATTTTTCTTTCATATTAAGCCCGGAAAGCCAGCAATTGATGTTATGCTTACCATCTTAGCAGTTGTTGTAGCGAGTGCTACACTTCAGGCAAGCGGTGGGCTAGATGTTATGCTGCAAATCGCAGAAAAAGTGCTAAGAAAAAATCCAAAACTCTTAACGATTCTAGCGCCTTTTGTTACCTGCTTTCTTACTATTTTATGTGGGACTGGGCATGTGGTTTATACGATTATGCCAATCATTTATGATATTGCGATTAAAAATAATATCCGCCCAGAGCGTCCTATGGCTGCTGCTTCTATTGCTTCACAAATGGGGATTATTGCCTCGCCTGTGTCTGTTGCGGTTGTAAGCCTTACTGCCCTACTTTTAAACTCCGAGCATAAACTTGCAGGATTTGATGGCTATATCAATCTGCTTCAAATCACTATCCCTAGCACACTTTTTGGTGTATTGTGTATTGGAATCTTTTCATGGTTTAGGGGTAAAGATTTGGATAAAGATTCTGAATTTCAAGCTAAACTCAAAGACCCCGAATTTAAAAAATATGTCTATGGCGATAGCAAAACCTTGCTAGGCGTTGATTTACCAAAGAGTAGCTGGATTGCTATGTGGATATTCTTAGCTGCAATTGCTTGTGTAGCTTTGCTTGGAATCTTTGATTCTTTACGACCAAATTGGGGGCAAATAATGAAAGATGGCGTAGCACAAGTTGATGCGTTGGGGAATCCTAAAATAGATTCACTCTCAATGGTAGCAGTGATTCAGATGTTTATGCTACTTGCTGGCTCGCTTATTATTATTTTTACAAATACTGATGTGAAAAAAATCGGTAGCAATGAGATTTTTAAATCTGGCATGATTGCACTTGTAGCCGTGTTTGGAATCTCATGGATGGCAGATACAATGTTTGCCGTGCATACACCGATGATGAAAGATGCACTTGGCAATATTGTAACAACACATGTTTGGACTTATGCGATTATGCTACTTTTAATCTCAAAGTTTGTCAATTCTCAAGCAGCAGCAATCGCAGCATTTGTGCCATTAGCCTTAAATATCGGGGTTGAACCCGGAATCATTGTAGCCTTTGCAGCAGCGTGCTATGGCTATTATATTTTGCCAACTTATCCAAGCGATCTTGCAACAATTCAGTTTGATAGAAGCGGCACAACGCATATTGGACGATTTGTTATCAATCATAGCTTCATTTTACCGGGCTTAATCGGTGTGTTTAGCTCTTGTGTAGCTGGATATTTTCTAGCTTTAGTGGCTGGATATTTGTGA